From a region of the bacterium genome:
- a CDS encoding carbamoyl phosphate synthase small subunit, whose translation KWGILENLRRHGCDTWVLPHTTTAEEILELRPAGLVLSPGPGDPRRLAFQVAQVQRLWGRLPIFGICLGHQIIGRAAGAETFKLPFGHRGSNHPVKDEERGRVCVTTQNHGYAVDEGSIDATEVIVTHRNLNDGTVEGLRHRILPIMSVQYHPEGRPGPLDSGYLFEQWMAMIGAPWASGALHAGAGTDGPR comes from the coding sequence GAAGTGGGGCATCCTCGAAAACCTGCGGCGGCACGGGTGCGACACGTGGGTGCTTCCGCACACGACCACCGCGGAGGAGATCCTCGAGCTCCGGCCGGCCGGGCTCGTCTTGTCACCGGGGCCCGGTGATCCGAGACGTCTGGCCTTCCAAGTGGCACAGGTGCAGAGATTGTGGGGGCGTCTCCCGATCTTCGGGATCTGCCTCGGGCATCAGATCATCGGTCGGGCGGCGGGGGCGGAGACGTTCAAGCTCCCCTTTGGGCACCGGGGCAGTAATCATCCGGTCAAGGACGAAGAGCGGGGCAGGGTCTGCGTGACCACGCAAAACCATGGGTACGCGGTGGATGAGGGGTCGATCGACGCCACGGAGGTGATCGTCACCCACCGCAACCTCAACGACGGCACCGTAGAAGGGTTGCGCCACCGAATCCTTCCGATCATGTCGGTGCAATACCATCCCGAGGGTCGCCCCGGTCCGCTCGACTCCGGCTACCTGTTCGAGCAGTGGATGGCCATGATCGGGGCCCCGTGGGCGTCCGGAGCTCTTCACGCGGGCGCGGGCACAGATGGGCCCCGCTGA